In a single window of the Allobranchiibius huperziae genome:
- a CDS encoding SseB family protein — translation MSDHHDSADQPWEGRQLPATGFEQDTGEADTALMAAIDADDTTFMSALSAVRLLVPIVATADDTEDTDDGLTVEKSTQMAVVTLTAPDGERALPVFSGVQALHAWNADARPRPVPSAQAAQAAVAEGCDVLVLDLGSEHLRIVRPSMVWALATQRAWLPAYADPFVRDAIARAVRDEPAVVSADCESDDDGQLRVVLRLIPGLASGEVQGLCARMGEQIATDGETRARIDALSFRVLTAR, via the coding sequence GTGAGCGACCACCACGACTCCGCCGATCAGCCGTGGGAGGGCAGGCAGCTTCCTGCGACCGGCTTCGAGCAGGACACCGGCGAGGCGGACACGGCGCTGATGGCCGCCATCGATGCCGACGACACGACGTTCATGTCGGCACTGTCGGCAGTCCGGCTGCTGGTGCCGATCGTCGCGACGGCGGACGACACGGAGGACACCGACGACGGGCTCACCGTCGAGAAATCGACGCAGATGGCCGTCGTGACGCTGACGGCCCCGGACGGCGAACGGGCCCTGCCGGTGTTCTCCGGGGTGCAGGCACTGCACGCCTGGAATGCTGACGCACGGCCCCGTCCGGTCCCGTCCGCACAGGCCGCTCAGGCGGCGGTGGCCGAAGGGTGCGATGTCCTGGTGCTCGACCTCGGCTCGGAGCACCTGCGCATCGTGCGCCCCAGCATGGTGTGGGCATTGGCCACTCAGCGTGCGTGGCTCCCGGCGTACGCCGACCCGTTCGTCCGCGATGCCATCGCCCGCGCCGTCCGGGACGAGCCGGCGGTGGTGTCGGCCGACTGCGAGAGCGATGACGACGGTCAGCTGCGGGTGGTGCTGAGGCTGATTCCCGGGCTCGCTTCCGGCGAGGTGCAGGGGCTGTGCGCGCGGATGGGCGAGCAGATCGCGACCGATGGCGAGACCCGCGCGCGCATCGACGCGCTCTCGTTCCGGGTGCTCACCGCGCGCTGA
- a CDS encoding HNH endonuclease signature motif containing protein produces MGVEGISRVPDAQLPPASGLVSAGPGAAAGLLDRLAELVTDLQDWHGALYQLGEAELGGFVATMVGLVSRAESLAAVATTEAVTRGVVASSTATDAGGWVGACITQANAAGMAGAPVTAEPAVFRRIGSVATGCADPRNRVVADALAAGVVSVSCARVALREVPKVLPVIPGADRDEVLSWYLALSHTGTRTLRDLSARIIGRFAPEVLVAQEEHQQACETLTWADLPNGLTRLTADLSAGHAAVIRHAIQALSAPRSDGNTADAAADPTPSAAPSAPGAVTERDTRTPSKRRADALTELAEVAARLLDGDRSHSSGTVGGSAKIVITLDHQTLIDQLTTAGHLPGIGRTINGDLLDAGTLRRLACDANVIPMVLGGESEALDVGRTRRLFTGGLRTAIIHRDRHCTFPGCDRPPDWCDAHHITPWWAGGQTTLSNAALLCARHHTIVHRDLLTATVTTTGVTWDLTPGLMPQRPGTGHAA; encoded by the coding sequence ATGGGTGTCGAGGGGATCTCCCGGGTGCCTGATGCACAGCTTCCGCCCGCTTCAGGGCTGGTGTCAGCCGGGCCGGGTGCTGCGGCTGGGTTGCTGGATCGGCTGGCCGAGTTGGTGACGGATCTGCAGGACTGGCACGGTGCGTTGTACCAACTCGGTGAGGCGGAGTTGGGTGGGTTCGTCGCGACGATGGTGGGGTTGGTCTCCCGGGCGGAGTCCTTGGCGGCGGTCGCCACGACCGAGGCGGTCACCCGCGGAGTGGTCGCGAGCTCCACGGCGACCGATGCGGGCGGATGGGTCGGTGCGTGTATCACCCAAGCCAACGCCGCCGGTATGGCGGGTGCGCCCGTGACAGCCGAGCCGGCTGTCTTCCGCCGGATCGGCTCGGTCGCCACCGGGTGCGCCGACCCGCGCAACCGGGTGGTGGCGGATGCGCTGGCCGCTGGGGTGGTGAGCGTGAGCTGTGCGCGGGTGGCGTTGCGGGAGGTCCCGAAGGTGTTGCCGGTGATTCCCGGTGCGGATCGGGATGAGGTGCTGTCCTGGTACCTGGCGTTGTCGCACACCGGGACCCGCACGTTGCGGGACCTGTCGGCGCGGATCATCGGCCGGTTCGCCCCCGAGGTGCTGGTCGCGCAGGAGGAGCACCAGCAGGCGTGCGAGACGTTGACCTGGGCCGACCTGCCCAACGGGCTGACCCGGTTGACCGCAGACCTCTCGGCCGGTCACGCCGCGGTCATCAGACACGCCATTCAGGCTCTTTCCGCACCCCGCTCTGACGGGAACACTGCTGATGCCGCGGCCGACCCGACGCCGAGCGCGGCCCCCAGTGCTCCTGGCGCAGTGACGGAGCGGGACACCCGCACCCCGAGCAAGCGGCGTGCGGACGCACTGACCGAGCTCGCCGAGGTGGCGGCCCGGCTGTTGGACGGGGACCGCTCGCACAGCAGCGGCACCGTCGGCGGGTCGGCGAAGATCGTGATCACCCTCGATCATCAGACCCTGATCGACCAGCTCACCACTGCCGGCCACCTACCCGGGATCGGGCGGACGATCAACGGCGACCTGCTCGACGCCGGGACCCTACGGCGATTGGCCTGTGACGCCAACGTGATCCCGATGGTGTTGGGCGGCGAGTCAGAAGCCCTCGATGTCGGCCGCACCAGACGCCTGTTCACCGGCGGCCTGCGCACCGCGATCATCCACCGCGACCGGCACTGCACGTTCCCCGGCTGCGACCGACCACCCGACTGGTGCGACGCCCACCACATCACCCCCTGGTGGGCCGGCGGACAGACAACCCTGAGCAACGCAGCCCTGCTGTGCGCACGCCACCACACCATCGTGCACCGCGACCTGCTCACCGCCACCGTCACCACCACCGGCGTCACCTGGGACCTCACCCCCGGACTCATGCCCCAGCGACCCGGCACCGGACACGCGGCATGA
- a CDS encoding 1-acyl-sn-glycerol-3-phosphate acyltransferase produces the protein MELPVLPLPLRRVVRDPIYVVAVPVLLVVLAILAVPAWLLGLVARRRRPLRLIVIGMAAVVLDFSIFARCTSLWVAHRAGRRRPEDWKTDHIEVVAHALDVFVGRARRVVGFEVHITGGTDLDHGLPTVLLARHAGIGDSLMMVWVMTRHLGCVPRVVLKRMLLWDPAMDLALRRLGAFFLPPPRVPDDERDSQLAAFAKSAGPGEVILLFPEGRNWTPGRWEAEVEQARDDGDLVALDWMESHPTVLDPHTGAMRTILAAVPDPQVLVGAHRGVERLSSIAAIWAAVPLTHRVDVSLRRTRVRPDDLVGWLRDEWAAIDDWTPPENETVG, from the coding sequence GTGGAGCTTCCGGTCCTGCCTCTACCGCTGCGCCGGGTGGTGCGCGACCCGATCTACGTCGTCGCCGTGCCTGTACTGCTGGTCGTGCTGGCGATCCTCGCAGTACCCGCATGGTTGCTGGGGCTGGTCGCGCGTCGACGAAGGCCGTTGCGGTTGATCGTGATCGGGATGGCCGCGGTGGTGCTGGACTTCTCGATCTTCGCGCGCTGCACCAGCCTGTGGGTGGCCCACCGCGCCGGGCGTCGGCGGCCGGAGGATTGGAAGACCGATCACATCGAGGTCGTGGCGCACGCTTTGGACGTCTTCGTAGGCCGGGCCCGTCGCGTGGTCGGTTTCGAGGTGCACATCACCGGTGGGACGGACCTGGACCACGGTCTTCCCACGGTGCTCCTGGCTCGACACGCCGGCATCGGTGACTCGCTGATGATGGTCTGGGTGATGACCCGGCATCTGGGGTGCGTGCCGCGCGTCGTGCTGAAGCGGATGCTGCTGTGGGATCCGGCGATGGATCTCGCGTTGCGCCGCCTTGGTGCGTTCTTCCTGCCGCCACCGCGCGTGCCGGACGATGAAAGAGACTCCCAACTGGCCGCTTTCGCGAAGTCTGCGGGACCCGGCGAGGTGATTCTGCTCTTCCCGGAAGGGCGCAACTGGACGCCGGGCCGATGGGAGGCCGAGGTCGAGCAGGCGCGGGATGACGGTGACCTGGTCGCGCTCGATTGGATGGAGTCGCACCCGACCGTGCTGGACCCGCACACCGGCGCGATGCGCACCATCCTGGCCGCGGTGCCGGACCCGCAGGTGCTGGTCGGCGCCCACCGCGGCGTCGAGCGACTGTCCTCGATCGCCGCGATCTGGGCTGCCGTGCCTCTCACCCACCGCGTCGACGTCTCCCTGCGACGCACGAGGGTGAGACCGGACGATCTGGTCGGATGGTTGCGCGATGAGTGGGCCGCGATCGACGACTGGACACCGCCCGAGAACGAGACGGTCGGCTGA
- a CDS encoding patatin-like phospholipase family protein — translation MNPSGTSPTCAFVLGGGGVLGATQIGMLRALLERDIRPDLVVGTSIGAVNGAAIAADPGEAALERLTELWSSMSVLPSLQDALPRPRLRVPGRRADSDSSESRSRRRVPRTHLSPAGPFLRLIRDNLPVANIEDMQVPFQCVAANLERSVAHWFSEGPAAPAIMASCAVPGLFPPIEIDGKHYWDGGLVHSIPVSRAIALGATRIYVMHVGRVEQQLRLPRWPWEVASVTFEIARRHRYVEEMANIPPGIEVHELPSGAEDAPMVSLLHRNPAYITGRIAAAYTSSSAYLASVDAG, via the coding sequence GTGAATCCCTCTGGTACGTCGCCCACCTGCGCCTTCGTGCTCGGCGGCGGCGGCGTGCTCGGCGCCACGCAGATCGGCATGCTGCGCGCCCTCCTGGAGCGCGACATCCGGCCCGACCTCGTGGTCGGCACGAGCATCGGCGCGGTCAATGGCGCGGCGATCGCCGCCGACCCCGGAGAAGCGGCCCTGGAGCGGCTGACGGAGCTCTGGTCGTCGATGTCGGTGCTGCCGAGCCTGCAGGACGCGCTGCCCCGCCCGCGACTGCGGGTGCCGGGCCGTCGGGCCGACTCCGACTCCTCGGAGTCCAGGTCGCGCCGCCGCGTGCCGCGCACGCATCTGTCACCCGCCGGGCCGTTCCTGCGGCTGATCCGGGACAACCTGCCGGTCGCGAACATCGAGGACATGCAGGTGCCGTTCCAGTGCGTGGCGGCGAATCTCGAGCGTTCGGTGGCTCATTGGTTCAGCGAGGGCCCAGCGGCGCCGGCGATCATGGCGTCCTGCGCCGTGCCCGGACTCTTCCCGCCCATCGAGATCGACGGGAAGCACTACTGGGACGGCGGCCTGGTCCACTCGATCCCCGTCTCCCGGGCGATCGCCCTCGGCGCCACCCGGATCTACGTGATGCACGTCGGGCGCGTGGAGCAGCAGCTGCGGCTGCCTCGCTGGCCGTGGGAGGTGGCGTCGGTGACGTTCGAGATCGCCCGCCGCCACCGGTACGTGGAGGAGATGGCCAACATCCCGCCGGGCATCGAGGTGCACGAGCTCCCGAGCGGCGCGGAGGACGCGCCGATGGTCTCGCTGCTGCACCGGAACCCGGCCTACATCACCGGCCGGATCGCGGCGGCGTACACCTCGTCCAGCGCGTACCTGGCGTCCGTGGACGCGGGCTGA
- the efeB gene encoding iron uptake transporter deferrochelatase/peroxidase subunit produces MTDADQPRHHVGRRRLVQGAAGGLAAGAAIGLGAGWGAGSASAAGAPDDHDTVDLSTQHPFYDEARPAGIKTPQQRYAVYMTFDLAQGALRSDLQVLLARWTAAIAQLMKGAPIGQVDSVRPGAIGQDTGEAAGLDAASLTVTVGLGPGLFDERFGLSSKKPALLADLPALPSDNLVAASSGGDLSLQACADDPQVAYHAVRNLARMVRGTATTRWAVLGFGRASAGKGQETPRNLLGFKDGTRNLRSDADYDEFVWVDDASEQAWLRGGTYQVVRKISMNIEVWDADPINDQQSIFGRTKNVGAPLTGHGEFDTPNFHSRNATGKTVIPADSHVALAAHENNGGVKIMRRGYNYTEGINGFGQLDAGLLFIAYMSTPQHFVTLQSKLGASDRLNEYISHIGSGLFAVPPAPKSGHYIGEQLFA; encoded by the coding sequence ATGACCGACGCAGATCAGCCACGTCACCACGTCGGCCGCCGGCGTCTCGTCCAGGGTGCCGCCGGCGGGCTGGCCGCGGGTGCCGCCATCGGGCTGGGGGCCGGGTGGGGTGCCGGTTCGGCGTCCGCCGCGGGGGCGCCCGACGACCACGACACCGTCGACCTCAGCACCCAGCACCCGTTCTACGACGAAGCGCGGCCCGCGGGGATCAAGACCCCCCAGCAGCGGTACGCGGTCTACATGACCTTCGATCTCGCTCAGGGTGCCCTGCGTTCAGACCTGCAGGTACTGCTCGCCCGCTGGACCGCGGCGATCGCGCAGCTGATGAAGGGCGCACCCATCGGCCAGGTCGACTCCGTGCGCCCCGGCGCCATCGGCCAGGACACCGGTGAGGCGGCCGGTCTCGATGCCGCCAGTCTCACCGTCACGGTCGGTCTGGGGCCCGGCCTGTTCGACGAGCGGTTCGGCCTCTCTTCGAAGAAGCCTGCACTGCTCGCGGACCTGCCCGCTCTCCCGAGCGACAACCTGGTCGCCGCGTCCTCCGGAGGCGACCTGTCACTGCAGGCCTGCGCCGACGATCCCCAGGTCGCCTACCACGCGGTGCGCAACCTCGCCCGGATGGTGCGCGGGACCGCCACGACCCGCTGGGCCGTCCTCGGCTTCGGACGCGCGTCCGCCGGGAAGGGGCAGGAGACCCCGCGCAACCTGCTGGGCTTCAAGGACGGCACCCGCAACCTACGCTCCGACGCCGACTACGACGAGTTCGTGTGGGTCGACGACGCGTCCGAGCAGGCCTGGCTGCGCGGTGGCACCTACCAGGTCGTGCGCAAGATCTCGATGAACATCGAGGTGTGGGACGCCGATCCGATCAACGACCAGCAGTCGATCTTCGGGCGCACCAAGAACGTCGGGGCCCCGCTGACGGGCCACGGAGAGTTCGACACCCCGAACTTCCACAGCAGGAACGCGACCGGCAAGACCGTCATACCCGCCGACTCCCACGTGGCACTCGCCGCGCACGAGAACAACGGCGGAGTGAAGATCATGCGCCGCGGCTACAACTACACCGAGGGCATCAATGGTTTCGGCCAGTTGGATGCCGGGCTGCTGTTCATCGCGTACATGAGCACCCCGCAGCACTTCGTCACGCTGCAGTCGAAGCTCGGCGCGTCGGACCGGTTGAACGAATACATCTCCCACATCGGGTCCGGCCTCTTCGCGGTGCCGCCCGCACCGAAGTCGGGGCACTACATCGGTGAGCAGCTCTTCGCCTGA
- the efeO gene encoding iron uptake system protein EfeO translates to MAGVATLALAACGTNGGGTGSSGTGAGGTGSANAAPVSNGAAQVHITLANSPSGDSCTIDHPQAKAGPVTFTVVNTSATAITELELQSNQRIIGEKENLAPGLGAVKFTTTLGGGSYQIYCPGATKEMQNFTVTGKAATSTGGSASALLASGTAGYATFVDTQLSAMKTATGQLRTAVDSGNVAQAKAKYAAARPYYEKIESDVDGFVLPGHSATDNAGNLDYLIDMRASNLDPKVGWHGFHAVERDLWQSGKITANTKKLAAELDSNVGKLVTLAKTLKYKPEDLANGAAGLLEEVQSNKIKGEEEYYSHLDLMDFNGNLEGAQQAFAYLKPGLTVLDPALTAQISAEFSKVSGQLNTFRSSKDLGGFVPWTPAQRTKSAANLSQTVQGLQDPLSRIAEKVATQG, encoded by the coding sequence GTGGCCGGCGTCGCAACGCTCGCGTTGGCCGCATGCGGCACCAACGGTGGGGGCACCGGCTCCTCGGGCACCGGCGCCGGTGGCACCGGGTCGGCGAACGCCGCTCCCGTGAGCAACGGCGCCGCGCAGGTGCACATCACCCTGGCGAACAGCCCCTCCGGCGACTCGTGCACGATCGACCACCCGCAGGCGAAGGCCGGCCCGGTCACCTTCACCGTCGTGAACACCAGCGCCACCGCGATCACCGAGCTGGAGCTGCAGAGCAACCAGCGCATCATCGGCGAGAAGGAGAACCTCGCGCCCGGCCTCGGCGCCGTGAAGTTCACCACGACCCTCGGCGGCGGCAGCTACCAGATCTACTGCCCGGGCGCGACGAAGGAGATGCAGAACTTCACCGTCACCGGCAAGGCGGCGACCTCGACCGGCGGCAGCGCGTCGGCCCTGCTGGCGAGCGGCACCGCCGGCTACGCCACCTTCGTCGACACCCAGCTGTCCGCGATGAAGACGGCCACCGGCCAGCTGCGCACGGCGGTGGACTCCGGGAACGTGGCGCAGGCGAAGGCGAAGTACGCCGCCGCCCGCCCCTACTACGAGAAGATCGAGTCCGACGTCGACGGGTTCGTGCTGCCCGGACACTCGGCCACCGACAACGCGGGCAACCTGGACTACCTGATCGACATGCGCGCCTCCAACCTCGATCCGAAGGTCGGGTGGCACGGCTTCCACGCGGTCGAGCGCGACCTATGGCAGAGCGGCAAGATCACCGCCAACACCAAGAAGCTGGCCGCGGAGCTGGACAGCAACGTCGGCAAACTCGTGACGCTGGCCAAGACGCTGAAGTACAAGCCGGAGGACCTGGCGAACGGCGCCGCGGGACTGCTGGAGGAGGTGCAGTCCAACAAGATCAAGGGCGAGGAGGAGTACTACAGCCACCTGGACCTGATGGACTTCAACGGCAACCTCGAGGGTGCGCAGCAGGCGTTCGCCTACCTCAAGCCCGGCCTGACCGTGCTCGACCCGGCCCTGACCGCGCAGATCAGCGCCGAGTTCTCGAAGGTGAGCGGCCAGCTGAACACCTTCCGCAGCTCCAAGGACCTCGGCGGGTTCGTGCCGTGGACACCGGCGCAGCGCACCAAGAGCGCGGCCAACCTGAGCCAGACCGTGCAGGGCCTGCAGGACCCGCTGTCCCGCATCGCGGAGAAGGTCGCCACCCAGGGATGA
- the efeU gene encoding iron uptake transporter permease EfeU has product MLATFVIGLREGLEAALIVGIIAAFLRQNGRSLRPLWIGVTLALLLSAAVGIALKVVESSLPQAAQEGMETVIGAVAVVFVTGMVLWMMTHARGLKKELESSAREALGAGSSRALAVMAFLAVLKEGFETSVFLLATFQASTNPALAATGAVLGVLAAVAVGIGIYRGGVRLNLAKFFKFTGAFLLLVAAGLVVTALRTAHEAGWLNAGQQRTLDLTWLAPAGSVRGALLTGVLGIPTGPRLIEVLGWCAYLVPMALLVYWPVKHRAGAVAGGRIRLGAAAALVLAAAVLATAYPTAGVDAPRSAPLTSDGSSAGTARLAGDTLVRTTAGTRSTYSLGASRPAEHQGISTAQHTSSLTGPLPGRPSSLTSTQLLSLNGGRMPVGVNASQSPGPYTAQWTRVGERDVWVSNGVLVDATQSVRTVLSLRGGGLAGSRTLTLNDPGTASESWSVRPAYASKVASSIRALDARSTEARFWSRTLPVALVVAAALVLLTWWRRRPHPLESSDQTPTTTAPRSRSSVDVR; this is encoded by the coding sequence GTGCTCGCGACATTCGTGATCGGCCTGCGTGAGGGCCTCGAAGCGGCGTTGATCGTCGGCATCATCGCGGCCTTCCTGCGGCAGAACGGTCGATCGCTCCGCCCCCTGTGGATCGGCGTGACCCTGGCCCTCCTGCTCAGCGCGGCGGTCGGCATAGCCCTCAAGGTCGTCGAGTCCAGCCTGCCGCAGGCCGCCCAGGAGGGCATGGAGACCGTCATCGGCGCCGTCGCCGTGGTCTTCGTGACGGGGATGGTGCTGTGGATGATGACCCACGCCCGCGGTCTGAAGAAGGAGCTGGAGAGCTCGGCGCGCGAGGCCCTGGGGGCGGGCTCCAGCCGCGCGCTGGCCGTGATGGCCTTCCTCGCGGTGCTCAAGGAGGGCTTCGAGACCTCCGTCTTCCTGCTCGCGACGTTCCAGGCGTCCACGAACCCCGCGCTGGCGGCGACGGGGGCCGTGCTGGGCGTCCTGGCTGCGGTCGCGGTCGGCATCGGCATCTACCGCGGCGGCGTCCGGCTCAACCTCGCGAAGTTCTTCAAGTTCACCGGCGCGTTCCTGCTCCTGGTGGCCGCCGGCCTGGTCGTGACCGCGCTGCGCACCGCCCACGAGGCAGGTTGGCTGAACGCCGGCCAGCAGCGCACGCTCGACCTCACCTGGCTGGCTCCGGCGGGATCGGTGCGTGGTGCGCTGCTCACCGGTGTGCTGGGCATCCCGACCGGGCCACGCCTGATCGAGGTCCTCGGGTGGTGCGCCTACCTGGTGCCGATGGCCCTGCTCGTCTACTGGCCTGTGAAGCACCGCGCCGGTGCCGTCGCAGGCGGCCGTATCCGGCTCGGTGCCGCCGCGGCGCTGGTGCTGGCGGCCGCCGTCCTCGCCACGGCCTACCCCACAGCCGGTGTCGACGCGCCGCGTAGCGCGCCCCTGACCAGCGACGGCAGCTCGGCAGGCACCGCGCGGCTGGCGGGCGACACGCTCGTCCGGACCACCGCGGGCACACGATCGACGTACTCGCTCGGCGCGTCCCGGCCGGCCGAGCACCAGGGCATCTCGACCGCCCAGCACACGTCCTCCCTCACCGGGCCGCTTCCCGGTCGACCGTCCTCCCTCACGTCGACACAGTTGCTCAGCCTGAACGGCGGCCGGATGCCGGTCGGCGTCAACGCCTCACAGAGCCCCGGCCCGTACACCGCGCAATGGACCCGGGTCGGCGAGCGCGACGTGTGGGTCAGCAACGGGGTGCTGGTCGATGCGACGCAGAGCGTGCGCACGGTGCTGAGCCTGCGCGGAGGCGGGCTCGCCGGCAGCCGCACCCTGACCCTGAACGACCCGGGTACCGCTTCCGAGAGCTGGTCGGTGCGACCGGCGTACGCGTCGAAGGTCGCCTCCTCGATCCGCGCGCTCGACGCTCGCAGCACCGAAGCCCGCTTCTGGTCGCGCACCCTCCCCGTCGCCCTGGTCGTCGCCGCCGCGCTGGTGTTGCTCACCTGGTGGCGCCGACGCCCGCACCCCCTCGAATCCTCCGACCAGACCCCGACCACCACCGCACCCCGATCCAGGAGCTCCGTCGATGTCCGTTAG
- the lpdA gene encoding dihydrolipoyl dehydrogenase: MADHFDVVVLGAGPGGYVAAIRASQLGLKTAVVEKKYWGGVCLNVGCIPSKALLRNAELAHVITKEKSVFGITGDATMAYDVTHARSRKVSEGIVKGVHFLMKKNKITEIDGWGTLKDGTTLSVELNDGGTQEVTCDNLIIATGATTRLVPGTTLSKRVVTYEEQILDPELPDSIVIAGSGAIGVEFAYVMSNFGVDVTIVEFLDRMVPTEDAAVSKELLKQYKKLGVKVMLSTKVESIEDPDDPNQKVKVTVSPAAGGDSQVIETDKVLQAIGFAPRTQGYGLEEIGVELTERGAIAIDGRGRTNLDGVYAIGDVTGKLMLAHTAEAMGVVAAETIAGAETVEIDYDMIPRATFCQPQIASFGYTEEQAKDKGYDVKVAQFPYSANGKAQGLGEAVGFVKVVADSEHNEIIGAHLIGPDVTELLPVLTLAQKWDLTADEVARNVFAHPTLGEAVKEAVEGLAGHMINL, translated from the coding sequence GTGGCTGATCACTTTGACGTCGTTGTTCTCGGTGCCGGTCCCGGTGGGTACGTCGCGGCGATCCGCGCCAGCCAGCTGGGCCTGAAGACCGCGGTGGTGGAGAAGAAGTACTGGGGCGGTGTCTGCCTCAACGTCGGGTGCATCCCGTCCAAGGCGTTGCTGCGCAACGCCGAGCTCGCCCACGTGATCACCAAGGAGAAGTCCGTCTTCGGTATCACCGGTGACGCGACCATGGCGTACGACGTGACGCACGCCCGTAGCCGCAAGGTGTCCGAGGGCATCGTCAAGGGCGTGCACTTCCTGATGAAGAAGAACAAGATCACCGAGATCGACGGCTGGGGCACCCTCAAGGACGGCACGACGCTGTCGGTGGAGCTGAACGACGGAGGCACGCAGGAGGTCACCTGCGACAACCTCATCATCGCGACGGGCGCGACGACCCGACTCGTCCCCGGCACGACACTGTCGAAGCGCGTCGTGACCTACGAGGAGCAGATCCTCGACCCCGAGCTGCCCGACTCGATCGTGATCGCCGGGTCCGGCGCCATCGGTGTCGAGTTCGCCTACGTGATGAGCAACTTCGGCGTCGACGTGACGATCGTTGAGTTCCTGGACCGGATGGTGCCCACCGAGGACGCGGCGGTGTCCAAGGAGCTGCTGAAGCAGTACAAGAAGCTCGGCGTGAAGGTCATGCTGTCGACGAAGGTCGAGAGCATCGAGGACCCCGACGACCCGAACCAGAAGGTCAAGGTCACCGTCTCCCCCGCCGCCGGCGGCGACTCGCAGGTCATCGAGACCGACAAGGTGCTGCAGGCCATCGGCTTCGCACCGCGCACCCAGGGCTACGGCCTGGAGGAGATCGGCGTCGAGCTCACCGAGCGCGGCGCCATCGCGATCGACGGCCGCGGGCGCACCAACCTCGACGGCGTCTACGCGATCGGCGACGTCACCGGCAAGCTGATGCTCGCCCATACCGCCGAGGCCATGGGCGTCGTGGCCGCGGAGACGATCGCCGGCGCCGAGACGGTCGAGATCGACTACGACATGATCCCGCGGGCGACGTTCTGCCAGCCGCAGATCGCCTCCTTCGGCTACACCGAGGAGCAGGCGAAGGACAAGGGCTACGACGTCAAGGTCGCCCAGTTCCCCTACTCCGCCAACGGCAAGGCCCAGGGCCTCGGCGAGGCCGTCGGCTTCGTGAAGGTCGTCGCCGACTCCGAGCACAACGAGATCATCGGCGCCCACCTGATCGGCCCCGATGTCACCGAGCTGCTGCCCGTGCTGACGCTGGCCCAGAAGTGGGACCTGACGGCCGACGAGGTCGCACGGAACGTGTTCGCCCACCCGACGCTGGGCGAGGCCGTCAAGGAGGCCGTCGAAGGCCTCGCCGGCCACATGATCAACCTCTGA
- a CDS encoding sugar-binding domain-containing protein yields the protein MRALQIEAARRFYLEDASKIEIGRELGISRFQVARLLQSARASGVVRIHIDEVYATRDDLAQDLSRAFNLQMTAVLDSAPEETVDQRRGSLGALAAQQLQSLLSPDDVLGLPWSRSVSATVTALSGLPPVDVVQLSGARWEPDHSSAPADVVRDAASLGRGRPYRFHAPFVASDAAAAVSLRRDPAFLAAQARVPAITVAVVGVGAFDPEFSTLYTAATAAEIDELRVAGAVGEVSGVFIDVDGYPLSGSFARRLITVSAQQLRGIPDVIGVCMGDERAGAVAAACRGGLLNSLVVDVPLAQALLRGD from the coding sequence GTGCGTGCCCTGCAGATCGAGGCCGCCCGGCGGTTCTATCTCGAGGACGCCAGCAAGATCGAGATCGGCCGTGAACTCGGCATCTCCCGTTTCCAGGTGGCGCGACTCCTGCAGTCCGCGCGCGCGTCCGGCGTCGTTCGGATCCACATCGACGAGGTGTACGCCACCCGCGACGACCTGGCGCAGGACCTTTCCCGGGCCTTCAACCTGCAGATGACCGCGGTCCTGGACAGCGCTCCGGAGGAGACGGTCGACCAGCGGCGGGGCAGCCTCGGAGCATTGGCCGCGCAGCAGTTGCAGTCGTTGCTCTCCCCCGACGACGTCCTCGGCCTGCCCTGGTCACGGTCGGTGTCGGCGACCGTGACGGCCCTCTCCGGCCTGCCTCCGGTGGACGTGGTCCAGCTGAGTGGTGCGCGATGGGAACCGGACCACAGCTCGGCGCCGGCCGATGTGGTGCGCGATGCCGCGTCCCTCGGCAGGGGGCGGCCCTACCGGTTCCACGCACCGTTCGTGGCCTCCGACGCCGCCGCGGCCGTCTCGCTGCGGCGCGACCCCGCGTTCCTGGCAGCACAGGCTCGCGTGCCGGCCATCACGGTCGCCGTGGTCGGGGTCGGCGCCTTCGACCCCGAGTTCTCGACGCTGTACACGGCTGCGACGGCCGCCGAGATCGACGAACTGCGCGTCGCCGGCGCCGTCGGGGAGGTGAGCGGGGTGTTCATCGACGTCGACGGATACCCGCTGTCGGGGTCCTTCGCGCGCCGACTGATCACGGTGAGCGCGCAGCAGCTGCGCGGCATACCGGATGTGATCGGCGTCTGCATGGGCGACGAGCGTGCCGGGGCCGTCGCGGCGGCGTGCCGGGGCGGTCTGCTGAACTCCCTGGTGGTGGACGTCCCGCTCGCACAGGCCCTGCTGCGGGGGGACTAA